From Aquabacter sp. L1I39, the proteins below share one genomic window:
- a CDS encoding MerR family transcriptional regulator, which produces MAELDYSIGEAAKLSGIKIPTIRYYEEIGLLAAVARSEGNRRFYGADDLRRLAFIRHARELGFPMDEIRTLLKLQDDPDQSCATADAIATARLQDVERRIARLERLRSELRKMVEQCAAGRVGECRVIETLADSTHTHGRLADE; this is translated from the coding sequence ATGGCGGAACTGGACTATTCCATCGGGGAGGCGGCAAAGTTAAGTGGTATAAAAATACCTACAATCCGCTATTACGAGGAGATCGGCCTGCTGGCGGCAGTGGCGCGCAGCGAGGGAAACCGGCGCTTTTATGGGGCGGACGACCTGCGCCGGCTCGCCTTCATCCGCCATGCGCGCGAGCTGGGCTTTCCCATGGACGAGATCCGTACCCTGTTGAAATTGCAGGATGATCCTGACCAATCCTGCGCTACGGCCGATGCCATCGCCACCGCCCGGCTCCAGGATGTGGAGCGCCGGATCGCCCGGTTGGAGCGGCTCCGGAGCGAGTTGCGCAAGATGGTGGAGCAATGTGCCGCGGGGCGGGTGGGGGAGTGCCGGGTGATCGAGACCTTGGCCGATTCGACCCACACCCATGGACGGCTCGCCGACGAATAG
- a CDS encoding GGDEF domain-containing protein — protein sequence MWQPPRPPANEAERLRVLAACNIMDTGQDERFDRLTRLATALYQVDVAFLSFIDDAYQWMKAMSGPGLAPVIERRRTVCNLIVESGQPLVVGDLHTDPRLVGHPVAASLPFRFYAGVPLMMAPDLAVGTLCVLGAAVRETSGVDIAPLTDLGAIAMDELDLWKINQDLKRRADTDSLTGLGNRRAFDEELERAGRRARRTGAPVSLLLVDLDHFKAVNDVSGHPAGDAVLRRAGQRLGQAVHRADDMAARYGGEEFAILLPGTDAAGAAVLAEAIRADIAAADMPHPLTGRVTASIGAATHQGAAADTDRLVAEADRALYRAKALGRDRVVLFEAMGEALTPAALAGAEG from the coding sequence ATGTGGCAGCCGCCCCGACCACCCGCGAACGAAGCCGAACGCCTCCGGGTGCTGGCCGCCTGCAACATCATGGATACCGGGCAGGATGAGCGGTTCGACCGGCTGACCCGCCTCGCCACCGCGCTCTATCAGGTGGATGTGGCCTTCCTGTCCTTCATCGACGATGCGTACCAGTGGATGAAGGCGATGTCCGGCCCCGGTCTGGCGCCGGTGATCGAGCGGCGGCGGACGGTGTGCAACCTCATCGTCGAGAGCGGCCAACCGCTGGTGGTGGGGGACCTTCACACGGACCCGCGCCTCGTCGGCCATCCGGTGGCGGCCTCTTTGCCGTTCCGCTTCTATGCGGGGGTGCCGCTGATGATGGCGCCGGACCTGGCGGTGGGCACGCTGTGTGTGCTCGGAGCGGCCGTGCGGGAGACCTCGGGCGTCGACATCGCCCCTCTCACCGACCTCGGCGCCATCGCCATGGACGAGCTGGACTTGTGGAAGATCAACCAGGACCTGAAGCGCCGCGCCGACACCGATTCCCTGACCGGCCTCGGCAATCGCCGGGCCTTCGACGAGGAACTGGAGCGGGCCGGCCGGCGGGCGCGGCGCACTGGCGCTCCGGTCTCGCTGCTGCTGGTCGACCTCGACCACTTCAAGGCGGTCAATGACGTGTCGGGCCATCCGGCCGGCGATGCGGTGCTGCGACGGGCGGGACAGCGTTTGGGCCAAGCGGTGCACCGGGCCGACGACATGGCCGCCCGCTATGGCGGCGAGGAATTCGCCATCCTCCTGCCGGGAACCGACGCTGCGGGCGCCGCCGTGCTGGCGGAGGCCATTCGGGCCGACATCGCGGCGGCCGACATGCCCCATCCGCTCACCGGACGCGTCACCGCCAGCATCGGCGCGGCGACTCACCAGGGCGCGGCCGCCGACACGGATCGCCTGGTGGCGGAGGCCGACCGTGCCCTTTATCGGGCCAAGGCGCTGGGGCGGGACCGGGTGGTGCTGTTCGAGGCCATGGGCGAGGCCTTGACCCCCGCGGCCCTGGCCGGCGCGGAAGGGTGA
- a CDS encoding dicarboxylate/amino acid:cation symporter, whose translation MALAVPAPAPAARRKLHHHLYFQVLVAIILGILLGHFYPKFAVELRPLGDAFIKLVKMVIAPVIFLTVVSGIAGMRDLGKVGRVAGKAMIYFLTFSTLALIIGLVVGNVVQPGAGMNINPATLDPKATADYIAKAHDSTIVGFLMNIIPATPFSAMASGDILQVLFFAVLFGIALAGIGDKAEPLLTVLHSTAQGMFRLVAILMRAAPVGAFGAMAFTIGRYGLGSIVSLAMLLVTFYITSFLFVFVVLGAVARYNGFSLWKLLKYIKEELLLVLGTSSSEAALPSLMEKMEKAGCHRSVVGLVVPTGYSFNLDGTNIYMTLAALFIAQATGIHLSLWDQILLLLVAMLSSKGAAGITGAGFITLAATLSVVPSVPIGGMALILGIDRFMSECRAITNFIGNTVATIVVARWEGELDEARLAAALSGRVPLGHEMKVAEEYMDAID comes from the coding sequence ATGGCGCTCGCCGTTCCGGCGCCGGCCCCGGCCGCGCGTCGCAAGCTGCATCATCACCTGTATTTCCAGGTGCTCGTGGCCATCATTCTCGGCATCCTGCTGGGCCACTTCTACCCCAAGTTCGCGGTGGAACTGCGTCCCCTGGGCGATGCCTTCATCAAGCTGGTGAAGATGGTCATCGCCCCCGTGATCTTCCTCACCGTGGTCAGCGGCATCGCGGGCATGCGGGACCTCGGCAAGGTCGGGCGCGTGGCCGGCAAGGCCATGATCTACTTCCTCACCTTTTCCACCCTGGCGCTCATCATCGGCCTCGTGGTCGGCAATGTGGTGCAGCCCGGCGCGGGCATGAACATCAATCCCGCGACGCTGGACCCCAAGGCGACCGCCGACTACATCGCCAAGGCCCACGATTCCACCATCGTCGGCTTCCTGATGAACATCATCCCGGCGACGCCGTTTAGCGCCATGGCCTCCGGTGACATTCTCCAGGTGCTGTTCTTCGCGGTTCTGTTCGGTATCGCGCTCGCCGGCATCGGCGACAAGGCCGAGCCGCTTTTGACCGTGCTGCACTCCACTGCCCAGGGCATGTTCCGCCTGGTGGCCATCCTGATGCGCGCGGCCCCCGTCGGCGCCTTTGGTGCCATGGCCTTCACCATCGGCCGCTACGGCCTCGGCTCTATCGTGAGCCTGGCCATGCTGCTGGTGACCTTCTACATCACCTCGTTCCTGTTCGTGTTCGTGGTGCTCGGCGCGGTCGCCCGCTACAACGGCTTCTCGCTCTGGAAGCTCCTGAAATACATCAAGGAAGAGCTGCTCCTTGTGCTCGGCACCTCGTCCTCGGAAGCCGCGCTGCCGAGCCTGATGGAAAAGATGGAGAAGGCGGGCTGCCACCGCTCCGTGGTTGGGCTCGTGGTGCCTACCGGCTATTCCTTCAACCTGGACGGCACCAACATCTATATGACGCTGGCGGCGCTCTTCATCGCCCAGGCCACCGGCATCCATCTCAGCCTGTGGGATCAGATCCTGCTTCTGCTGGTGGCCATGCTGTCCTCCAAGGGCGCGGCGGGCATCACCGGCGCGGGCTTCATCACGCTCGCCGCCACGCTCTCCGTGGTGCCTTCCGTTCCGATTGGCGGCATGGCGCTCATTCTCGGTATTGACCGCTTCATGTCCGAGTGCCGGGCCATCACCAATTTCATCGGCAACACGGTGGCCACCATCGTGGTGGCTCGCTGGGAAGGCGAATTGGACGAGGCGCGCCTGGCTGCCGCCCTCTCCGGCCGGGTTCCGCTTGGCCATGAGATGAAGGTGGCCGAGGAATATATGGACGCCATCGACTGA